One Rosa chinensis cultivar Old Blush chromosome 3, RchiOBHm-V2, whole genome shotgun sequence DNA window includes the following coding sequences:
- the LOC112195428 gene encoding MDIS1-interacting receptor like kinase 2 gives MGSLTFCHKVCSLACFTLYVQLVALPNIAFASTSSAEAEALLKWKANFQNQTQNNLTSWTYFPINSTHPKENGSPCNRWNGISCNPAGSVNKINLTNSGIQGTLHGFSFLSFPNLEYLDLSVNELFDSIPPQISFLSKLTYLDLSCNLLSGKIPPEIGLLANLQVLHLNENQLNGSIPQEIGQLKFLSELALYINSLEGLIPASLGNLSNLTSLYLYSNNLSGAIPVSLGNLSNLTLLYLQENQLSGYIPPEMGKLSNLVDLQMESNKLTGLIPPHFGNLKKLTYLYLYSNGLSGSIPPEIGNMKSLIQLCFQTNNLSGSIPPSLGDLTNLTHLYLYQNNLSGIIPKELGHLISLVDLELEENQLSGSIPASVGDLSNLEFLFLRDNQLSGPIPQEIGNLMKLKGLFLDTNSFSGHLPQYICSGKSLQNFSVNNNHLVGPVPKTLKTCKSLLRVHLQGNNLTGNISEVFGAYPNLQYIDISHNNFYGEISPMWGQCPQLATLRIAGNNLTGSIPPELGNATQIHKLDLSSNHLVGVIPNEIGRLTALLDLILNNNQLWGRIPSDLKTLTNLEYLDMSTNKFNVSIPSILGDLSKLHHLNLSNNKFRQEIPIQLSSLVHLSELDLSHNSLEDKIPTEMSKMQSLEILNLSHNNLSGPIPTNFKEMHSLVQIDLSYNQLQGPVPNNKAFQDAPLEGNEGLCGNVAKLQPCNIPSMDNEHTSKIDRRLMFLIIFSILGTLLLVLNFLGISMVRKKRKKEQESRQSNVQHQNFFLMSEFDGRRMYGEIIKATNGFDAVYCIGKGGSGSVYKVELLSGSIVAVKKFHPILDGEESSQKEFVTEIRALMEIRHRNIVKLHGFCSHARHSFLVYDYLEKGSLASMLNKEYEANKLDWSTRVRIVKGVAHALSYMHHDCSPPIVHRDISSNNILLDHDYEPVVSDFGTAKLLNPDSSNWTARAGTYGYIAPELAYTMKVTEKCDVYSFGVLALEVIMGKQLPDFMSTFSTPSANEDILLKDVFDQRLAPPTPNNENELIRIATLAIACKHSHPESRPTMQIVSQVLLLQLSNSSRLPEITLEQLIN, from the exons ATGGGATCGTTAACTTTTTGCCATAAAGTTTGTTCTCTAGCATGCTTTACTTTGTATGTCCAGCTAGTTGCATTACCAAACATTGCGTTTGCTTCTACTAGTTCAGCTGAAGCAGAGGCTCTACTCAAATGGAAAGCCAACTTTCAAAACCAAACTCAAAACAATTTGACCTCCTGGACTTACTTTCCCATCAATTCCACccatccaaaagaaaatggaagccCATGCAATCGTTGGAATGGTATTTCATGCAACCCTGCTGGAAGTGTCAACAAGATAAACCTCACAAATTCTGGTATTCAAGGTACGCTGCATGGATTTTCATTCCTTTCCTTCCCTAACCTTGAATATCTTGACCTTAGCGTTAATGAACTCTTCGATTCCATCCCACCTCAGATTAGTTTCCTATCCAAACTCACCTATCTTGATCTATCTTGTAATCTGTTGTCTGGGAAAATCCCACCAGAAATTGGTCTTCTGGCAAATCTTCAGGTCTTGCATCTAAATGAAAACCAGTTAAATGGCTCAATTCCTCAAGAAATAGGGCAGCTTAAGTTTCTTTCTGAGCTTGCTCTATACATCAACAGTCTAGAAGGTCTAATTCCTGCTTCTTTGGGTAATTTGAGTAACCTAACTTCTTTGTATCTCTATAGTAATAACCTTTCTGGTGCTATTCCTGTTTCTCTGGGTAATTTGAGCAACCTTACTCTTTTGTATCTTCAAGAAAATCAACTTTCTGGTTACATTCCTCCAGAAATGGGAAAACTTTCTAATTTGGTTGATCTCCAGATGGAATCCAACAAGTTAACAGGTCTCATCCCTCCGCATTTTGGAAACTTAAAAAAGCTCACTTATTTGTACTTGTACTCGAATGGTCTTTCGGGCTCTATTCCTCCAGAAATAGGAAATATGAAGTCTCTAATTCAATTATGTTTTCAAACAAACAATCTTTCTGGCTCAATCCCTCCATCGCTAGGTGATCTCACAAACCTTACCCATCTATATCTCTACCAAAATAACCTATCTGGAATCATTCCTAAAGAGCTTGGGCACCTGATTTCTCTTGTTGACCTAGAGTTGGAGGAGAATCAACTCAGTGGTTCCATTCCCGCTTCAGTTGGTGACTTGAGtaacttagaatttttattCCTTCGTGATAACCAACTTTCTGGCCCCATCCCCCAAGAGATTGGGAATCTCATGAAGTTGAAGGGTCTCTTCTTAGATACTAATAGTTTTTCTGGTCATTTACCCCAATATATTTGCAGTGGtaaatctctgcaaaatttttcGGTAAACAACAACCATTTGGTAGGTCCAGTCCCCAAAACCTTGAAaacttgcaaaagcttactgaGAGTCCATCTTCAAGGGAACAATTTGACAGGCAATATATCAGAAGTCTTTGGTGCCTATCCAAATCTTCAATATATAGATATTAGCCACAACAACTTCTACGGTGAAATCTCACCCATGTGGGGGCAATGTCCTCAGTTAGCAACCCTAAGAATTGCAGGAAACAACCTTACTGGTAGCATACCACCTGAGCTCGGCAATGCAACCCAAATTCATAAACTTGATCTTTCCTCAAATCATTTAGTTGGGGTGATTCCAAATGAGATTGGGAGGTTAACAGCTTTGCTGGATCTGATATTGAATAACAATCAACTTTGGGGTCGCATACCATCAGACTTAAAAACATTGACGaatcttgaatatcttgacATGTCCACCAACAAATTCAATGTCTCAATTCCAAGCATTTTAGGTGACTTGTCCAAATTACACCACTTGAATTTGAGCAACAATAAGTTCCGCCAAGAAATTCCAATTCAATTGAGCAGTTTAGTTCACCTGTCTGAGCTAGACTTGAGTCATAATTCACTGGAGGATAAGATACCAACAGAAATGAGCAAAATGCAAAGCTTGGAGATTCTAAATCTTTCCCACAACAATCTTTCTGGTCCCATTCCGACAAATTTCAAAGAAATGCATAGCTTGGTTCAAATTGACTTATCCTACAACCAGTTGCAAGGTCCTGTCCCCAACAACAAAGCATTTCAAGATGCTCCTTTGGAAGGCAATGAAGGACTGTGTGGCAATGTTGCAAAACTTCAACCTTGCAATATTCCCTCCATGGATAATGAGCATACCTCAAAAATAGATAGAAGGCtcatgtttttaattattttctctattttgggAACACTTTTACTTGTACTTAACTTCCTTGGAATTTCCATGgttagaaaaaaaagaaaaaaggagcaGGAGAGCAGGCAGAGCAATGTGCAgcaccaaaatttctttttaatgTCTGAATTTGATGGGAGACGAATGTATGGAGAAATCATCAAGGCAACCAATGGTTTCGATGCTGTATATTGCATCGGAAAGGGAGGATCTGGAAGTGTCTACAAGGTAGAGCTACTATCAGGTAGCATAGTTGCAGTGAAAAAATTCCACCCAATACTTGATGGTGAGGAGTCGTCTCAGAAGGAATTTGTTACCGAAATAAGGGCACTAATGGAGATACGACACCGGAACATTGTGAAACTTCATGGTTTCTGTTCACACGCCCGTCATTCGTTTTTGGTCTATGACTACCTAGAAAAGGGTAGCCTTGCATCAATGTTGAACAAAGAATACGAAGCTAACAAACTGGACTGGAGCACAAGGGTCAGGATTGTGAAAGGTGTAGCTCACGCCCTATCCTATATGCATCATGATTGCTCTCCCCCTATTGTGCATCGAGACATATCAAGCAACAACATACTGCTAGATCACGATTATGAGCCCGTTGTTTCAGACTTTGGCACCGCTAAGCTTTTAAATCCAGACTCATCGAATTGGACTGCCCGCGCAGGCACATATGGATATATAGCACCAG AGCTTGCTTACACAATGAAGGTTACCGAGAAATGtgatgtttatagctttggGGTGCTGGCATTGGAAGTGATAATGGGAAAGCAGCTTCCTGATTTCATGTCCACCTTTTCGACTCCATCCGCCAATGAAGACATATTGCTGAAGGATGTTTTCGACCAACGCCTCGCCCCTCCTACACCAAATAATGAGAATGAACTGATAAGAATTGCAACGCTAGCAATTGCGTGCAAACATTCTCATCCAGAATCCAGGCCAACAATGCAAATCGTTTCTCAAGTGTTATTATTACAACTTTCAAATTCCTCTAGACTACCAGAGATTACTCTTGAACAACTCATTAATTAG
- the LOC112191257 gene encoding mitochondrial inner membrane protein OXA1-like — protein sequence MMQSMPELRLVLSSSPPWKIRPNIQDKARRRFSFCSPSCRNTLLQHPRTRSCMSSSVPLDSRYGVTPFSQLKGLFIQGPIFISFFLAIRNMAEKVPSFQNGGALWFTDLTTPDSMLILPILTARTFWITVECNMQEGLEGNPVAQTMKTYSRILTAIAIPVMMSFLKALFCY from the exons ATGATGCAGTCCATGCCGGAGCTCCGCCTTGTTCTCTCGTCGAGCCCACCATGGAAGATAAGACCTAACATTCAAGACAAGGCTCGCCGTCGATTCAG TTTCTGCAGTCCTTCCTGTAGGAATACCTTGTTACAGCATCCAAGAACCAGATCTTGTATGTCTTCTTCAGTTCCCCTAGACTCCAG ATACGGAGTCACTCCATTTTCTCAATTGAAAGGATTATTCATTCAAGGTCCTATTTTCATCAGCTTCTTTCTTGCT ATTAGAAACATGGCTGAGAAAGTTCCGTCTTTTCAAAATGGTGGTGCTCTCTGGTTTACTGATCTCACAACTCCAGATAGCATGTTGATCCTTCCAATTCTGACAGCAAGGACATTCTGGATCACAGTTGAG TGCAACATGCAGGAAGGTCTGGAAGGAAATCCTGTTGCGCAAACTATGAAAACCTATTCTAGAATCCTAACTGCCATTGCAATTCCAGTTATGATGAGCTTCCTCAAG GCACTGTTCTGTTATTGA